TCCTCGACGTTCTCGATCAAGATCTCCGCGATGGCACGGGGCGCCTTTTTCTCAGGCTTGGCGAGAATCATCGCGATATTACTCGCGAGATCGCCATGATCTCTGTCCTTCGGACTCTCCAGAGTCGCTGCCGGTGCCTCTCGGCTTACCAGCTGTCCGGCTTCCGAGGCACGAATCAGCGCCTCGGAGAGTAAACCCTCGATGCGGCTCTTCACCTTCGACTCCTCCGACGTTCCGGTACCACGAAGAGGAGCTACCGACTTAGTTTGTGCGGGTCAAACCTCTGCTTCTCCACAAACGAAGAAGAGCCTGGTGGTCCAATAAAAGGCTCAGCTTTCAGCAGCCGGCTTGCGTCGCGGTTTCTTCTTGGCGGGAAGGTCTTCACCCGAACCGGTGAACTCAATCACCGACATCGCCGCAGCGTCCCCGCGGCGTACGCCCAACTTCGTGACACGGGTATAACCACCCGGTCGGTCGGCAAATCGCGGCGCGACTTCGTCAAAAAGGCGGCTCACGGCATCGCGGTTACCTACAAAAGCCACGGCCCGACGGCGCGCGGCCAATGTACCCTGCTTGCCCAGCGTCACCATGCGATCGGCGATCCGACGAAGCTCTTTCGCCTTGGCGTCCGTGGTTTCGATCCGATCCCGTTTGATGAGTTCGGCCACCAGATTTCGGTAGAGTGCAGAGCGGTGGGCCGATGATCGACCCAGTCTCTTGCCAGCTTTCATGTGTCGCATGGTTCGTCCGTATCTATCGCTTTCGTTTTCCCGAGAAGGATCTCAGGACTGCCCCTCGAGGGCCATTCGTCGCTGTTCCAGTTCCGTCCGAGACGGGAAGTTGTCCAACCGCATCCCGAGTGACAATCCCATATCGGTCAAAAGCTCGCGGATCTCGTTGAGAGATTTACGACCGAAGTTCTTGGTCTTGAGCATCTCGGCTTCGGTTCGCTGCACCAATTCCCCGATATAACGAACGTCGGCATTCTGGAGACAATTGGCCGATCGGACCGAAAGCTCCAACTCGTCGACGGTCTTGAAGAGGTTCTCGTTCAGATCCGAGCCGACTTCTTCCGGCACGGCCACCGGCGCTTCGACCGGCTCTTCGAAGTTGATGAAGATATTGAGCTGGTCCTGAAGGATGCGTGCCGAGTAGGCGATGGCGTCCAGGGGGCTGACGCTCCCATCCGTCCAGATTTCCATGGCGAGCTTGTCGTAATCGGTGCGCTGACCCACTCGAGCGTTGGTCACATTCACATTGACCTTGCGGATCGGGGAGAAGATCGAGTCGATGGCAATGGTTCCCACCGGAGCGCTATCGTCCTTGTTTCGGTCAGCCGGCACATAACCTCGACCCGCTTCGATGGTGAGATCGACCGTGAGCTGTGCACCCTTGCCCAGGTTGGCAATCACATGGCCCGGGTTGAGGATCTCCAACTCAGGGCCGCACTCGATATCGCCTGCGGTGACTGCCTTCTCCCCCGACACATTGATGCGCGCCGAGGTATGTTCGGCACCATCATGAAGACGGAAACGAGCTTCCTTGAGGTTCAGGATGACATCGGTGACGTCCTCGACCACTCCATCGATTGTGGAGAATTCGTGGAGGGTATTTTCGAAGCGAACCGATGTGATCGCCGCTCCTCGAAGTGAGGACAGCAAAATCCGACGGAGCGAATTCCCGAGAGTCGTACCAAAGCCTCGCTCGAGCGGCTCGCACTCGATCTTGGCGTAGTTGTCTTTCATGGTCTTCGCGTCAGCTTCGAGTCGCTGAGGTTTGGTCAGCTCTCGCCAATTCAGTGAATAAGAGTTCAACTGGATTCTCCCGATTTCGTTTTCGTCCCGGTCTCCCGGCTAATTCGAATTGAGTTCAACGACGAAGGTTTGCTTGATCGACAGAGTCGTCGGTGAGCGCTCCGATAGCACTCTGACTCTGCCCTTGGGTCGGTCTCACCGCTTCAGACGCGTCTGCGTTTGGGGGGGCGACAACCATTATGCGGAATAGGCGTGACATCGCGGATTGCCGTGATGGCAAACCCGGCGCCCTGCAAGGAACGCAAAGCAGGCTCTCGACCACCACCGGGTCCGTTCACCAGGACCTGGACGGATCGCATACCCTGATCCGAAGCTTTCTTGGCCGCATTCTCCGCAGCTAACTGGGCTGCGAAGGGAGTGCCCTTTCGTGAGCCCTTGAAGCCCACGGAACCTGCACTTGCCCACGAGATCGCTCCACCTTGCGTATCGGTGATGGTGACGATCGTATTGTTGAAAGTGGAGTGGATATGCACCACTCCTTCGGCCACGATCCGCTTGCCCTTTTTGCGCTTGGGGGCAGCCGTGGCTGGAGATGCAGCAGCGGTCTCTTCCGAAGCGGCCGCCGGGGCGGGTGCTTCTTCGGTGACTGCTTCCGGAGTATCTTCCGGATTCGACATTCGGTCTTTCTCCCTGCTTTTTTTCGTAAAGGCGTCGGGCCGGAACGGCCCTTTCGCTCAAATCAGATGGATTGGCTCAGCCCTTCGAGGGCGCCTGCTTCTTGCCGGCAATCGCACGGCGCGGTCCCTTGCGGGTTCTTGCATTGGTCGAGGTGCGCTGGCCGCGCGCGGGCAGCCCGCGTCGATGCCGCAAACCACGGTAGCAACCGAGTTCAACGTACCTTTTAATGTTCAGTGTCACTTCACGACGAAGGTCGCCTTCGACCTTGTAGGTCTCGTCAATGACGCTGCGGATACTCTGGAGGTCTTCTTCGCTCAAAGCGTCCGAATTCTTGCTACGATCCACGCCGGCCTCGTCGCAGATCTGCTGCGCGCTCGTCCGACCAACCCCGTAGATATAAGTGAGAGCAATTTCTGCTCTCTTGTTATGCGGAAGATCCACTCCTGCAATACGTGCCATGCCTAATCGCTCCCTAACCCTGACGCTGCTTGTGACGCGGGTTCTCGCAAATCACCCGAACGATTCCCTGCCTCCGAATGACCTTGCATTTGGGACAGATCTTCTTGACTGATGCTCGAACCTTCAAAACTTCATCCTCATTTCGCTCGATACGTAATTCGACCTCGGCTCAAGTCATAGGGGGAAAGCTCCACCGTAACTTTGTCACCAGGAAGAATCTTGATGTAATGTTTACGCATTTTGCCCGAAATATGGGCAATAATCTTATGATCGTTTTCGAGCGTTACACGGAACATGGCATTTGGCAGCGCCTCCTGCACGGTCCCGTTAACCTCAATCGCTTCGCCTCTGGGCAAATCAGCCTCTTATGCAGCTATCGTCAACACTTCAGGCCCATTGGCCGTCACTGCTACGGAATGTTCAAAGTGCGCGGCGATGTTCCGGTCCCGCGTCACTGCGGTCCATCCATCCTCGAGCACATCCACTTCCCACGTCCCCAGGCAGACCATTGGCTCGATTGCGAGCACCATGCCTTCCTTGATTCGCGGGTTCTGACCCCTGCTTACGTAATTCGGTACTTGGGGATCTTCATGCAGCCGTTGGCCGATGCCGTGTCCCACAAAATCCTTCACTACACCGTAACCGCCGGCTTCCGCGTGCTTCTGAATCGCTGCGGAAATATCGCGAATACGGTTTCCAATACAGAGTTTTTCAATGCCCCGATCCAGAGATTCAGAAGTGATACGGATCAAATCATCCGCCTCGCTCGTCACCTTCCCGACCGGGATCGTGATTGCGCCATCCCCGTAATAACCCCCACGAATGACGCCAAAATCCAGTCCGACAATATCCCCATCCTGCAGAATCCGCTGGTCACTGGGCATACCGTGAACAACTTCCTCGTTAATGGATACGCAAAGCGTTGAGGGATACGTCTTCCCGCCTACGGTGTAACCTTTGAAGGCCGGTTCTGCACCTGCCTTTTTTGTCCAGGCCTCAGCCAGCCGGTCGAGCTCTCCTGTAGAAATACCGGGACGAACTTCTTCCCGTAAACGTTGAAGAATTTCGCCCACGGTCCGACAGGCCGAACGAATCACTTCAACCTCTTCCTGACGGCGAAGGACGATCATAATCGTTCACTCAAGGCAGGAAACAGCCTGGCGGCGACCTCAGGGGCAGAACCTGTACCGTCGACCTTCACCAACTGCGCGCGGCTTTCGTAAAATTCGAGAAGTGGCTCAGTTTCCTTGCGGTAGATTTCCAGCCGCGCCTGGATCACTTCTTCATGATCATCGTCGCGCTGGTAGAGCTCTCCGGAACAGCGATCACAGATACCGGCGATCTTGGGAGGGCTGAAGTCGACGTGGAACATCGCGCCACATTCGCGGCAGGTACGGCGACCGGAAAGACGCCCCACAACTTCGTCACCGGGAACATCGAGACAGGCGGCAAGGAATTTCATCGCCGATCCTCGCAGGATCGACTCGAGGCCCTCGGCCTGCGGTTTGGATCTTGGAAAGCCATCCAGCAGGAAACCGTCTGCACAATCAGGTTGCTCGATCCGGGCTTGCACGATGCCCAACATCAACTCATCGGGAACCAGTTTGCCGTGGTCCATCAGGCTACGTGCCTCGAGGCCCAGCTCGGAACCTTTGGAAGCCTCGGATCGCAGAATATCCCCCGTCGAAATATGAGGAATGACGATCTTCTGAATCAGAAGATCAGCCTGGGTACCTTTGCCGGCTCCCGGAGGACCCAGCAGTACCAATTGCAATCCGTGCTCAGCCACCTGGGATCCGACCTAGCCGCGCCGCCCGCGGATACGTCCGCCCTTCATGAAGCCATCATAGTTGCGCGTCAATAGATGGGTTTCCATCTGCCCAACCGTGTCCAGCGCCACGCCAACGACAATGAGCAGGGCGGTTCCTCCAAAGAAGAATGGTACATTGAACTGCTGAATCAGCACCGTCGGCAAGACACAGACAGCGGATATGTAGATAGCACCGCCCAGCGTGATTCGTGTGAGAATCCGATCGATGAACTCGGCCGTCTTGGACCCTGGACGAATGCCGGGAATGTAGCCGCCGACCTTCTTCATATTGTCCGCCACCTCGACAGGGTCGAAGGTCACCGCTGTGTAGAAGTAGCAGAAAAAAACGATCAATCCGACGTAAACGATATTGTAGATCCAGCTTCCGGGTTGCAGCGCATCAGCGACCTGACCGGCAATCGGGTGCTCCACAAAGCTCGCGATGGTCCCCGGGAAAATCAGCAATGATGAGGCAAAAATCGGGGGAATCACGCCTGCTGTGTTGATCTTCAGAGGCAAATGAGAGGATTGGCCGCCATACTGACGTCGACCCACGACGCGCTTGGCGTATTGAACGGGAATCCGTCGCTGGCCTCGTTCCATATAAATGATGGCGCCAACGGTCAGAATCATGAAAAGAAGCAGGCCGATTACCGTGAACAGGCTGAGCTCGCCCTCATTCATGAATTGGAAGGTGGAAGTCGCAGCGGACGGCAAGGAGGATACGATGCCGGCGAAGATCACAAGCGAGATCCCGTTTCCGATACCGCGCTCGGTCACCTGCTCGCCAAGCCACATGATAAAGGCTGTGCCCGCGGTCAAAGTGACCATGCTCATGAGGCGGAAGGACCAACCGGGTTCGAAAACAACCCCTCCACCACCAGGTGTCTGGATCTGCTCCAGACCGACACTGATAAACATCGATTGGATCAGCGCCAGAACGACCGTGCCATAACGCGTATATTGCGTGATCTTGCGGCGCCCGGCCTCGCCCTCTTTCTTGAGATTCTCAAGAGTCGGCACGACTACGGTAAGCAATTGGATAATGATGGAGGCGCTGATGTAGGGCATGATTCCCAGCGCAAAAATGGAGAATCTCTCCAGAGCACCACCCGAAAACAGGTTCACCAATCCGAAGACATCATTGGCAGCCGCTTGAAAAAACGACTGCATCGCCGCACCGTCAATTCCCGGCGTCGGGATGGCCACACCGATGCGGTAGACAGCCATCATCCCCGCTGTGAAGAGAAGGCGTTTCTTCAGCTCCTCAACACGCAGCGCATTGGAGAACCCGGTAGTCACGCTAGAACCTCGACCTCGCCACCCTGAGCCTCGATCGCTTTCCGGGCTGCGCCGCTGAAGCCTTGAGCCTTCACGGTGAGCTTGCGATCAATTGATCCCTTGGCCAGAATCTTCACCGGCATATTCGTATTCCGGACCAGTCCTGCGGCACGCAGGGCTGCCGGATCCACGACACTGCCCGCCTCGAAAGCGGTAAGGCCGGAGAGGTTCACGACTTCGTATTCGGTGCGAAAGGGGTTGTAGAAACCACGCTTGGGCAAGCGACGATGCAGCGGCATCTGTCCGCCTTCGTAGCCCACTTTCGTGCTGCCACCCGCGCGAGATTTGCTGCCCTTGTGACCACGGCCAGCCGTCTTGCCCAAGCCGGAGCCCTGGCCACGACCAACGCGTTTGCGATTCTTGGAGGAACCCGCGGAGGGTCTTAAATTTGAGAGATCCATTTCAGACTTCCTCCACCGCGACCAAATGGGCCACCGTGCGAATGCGGCCACGAGCTGGCTGCGAATCTTTGACAACTGCGGACGAGCCGCGCTTGCGCAGCCCGAGCCCACGCAAAGTTGCTCTCTGGCTCTGCGTCCCGCCAATCTCGCTACCGCTCAGAGTGACCTTCCAGCTCCGATCGGCAGACTCGTCGTCCTGGTTCATTCGTCGGACGAGATCCTCGATTCGCAGACGCCGAACTTTTCCTTTTGCCGCCATGGTTTTTCAGTCCTTCCCGTAGTTCCGAATCAGGCGATATCGAGCTCAGCGAGCTGCTTGCCACGAGCCTCAGCCACTTCCTCGGGAGACCGCAGGTTCACGAAAGCCTCGACGGTCGCGCGAACCATATTGTGCGGATTGTTCGACCCGATACATTTGGTCAGAACATCCTGAACGCCGGCTGCTTCCACAACCGCACGGACGCCGCCGCCAGCGATGACGCCGGTACCTGGTCCCGCGGGACGCATCATCACCTTCCCCGCGCCGTAACGGCCGACGATTCCGAAAGGAATCGTGCCTTCACGCAGAGGAACTTTGATGAGAGATTTCTTGGCCCGGTCAATCCCCTTGCGAATCGCTTCAGGAACTTCCTTTGCCTTGCCCACACCAAAGCCGACATGCCCGGCTCCGTCACCGACCACAACGAGGGCGCCGAAACGGAATCGACGGCCACCCTTCACGACCTTGGCCACGCGGTTAATGTGAACAACTTTTTCTTTGAGATCGAGCCCCTCGGGGTCGATACGATCGCTAACGCCAACCTGCACTTTGGTCTACTCCTGAGTTCCCGCGCGGCTCAAAATTCGAGGCCAGCTTCGCGTGCGGCTTCCGCCAGCATACGAACGCGTCCATGGTAGAGGAATCCGTTTCGGTCGAAAACGACCTTCTTGATTCCCGCATCGAGAGCTTTCTTGGCAACCAGAGATCCGACTTCACGAGCCGCATCCCGGTTTCCGGCGAAAGAAAGCTTGTCTTTCAGCTCTGGCGAGAGCGTGGAAGCTGCCGCCAAGGTGCGACTCATGGGATCGTCCGAGATCACCTGCGCATAGATATGATTGGAACTACGGAAGACGGTGAGCCTGGGTCTGGCCTCCGTCCCCTGTACTTTCTTGCGAACACGCGCCTTCCGGAGAAGACGACGGGGTCTACTGATTCCCTTTAACATCAAAATTCTCCGTTAGGCTGCTGCGCCGGCCTTACCGGCTTTGCGACGCACGCGTTCTTCTGCGTACTTGATACCCTTGCCCTTGTAGGGCTCCGGCGGACGAAGTTCACGAATTTGCGCCGCGGTCTGGCCCAGAACCTGACGATCAGGTCCATCGAGCGTGATCAACGTCTGCTTGTCGATCTTCGCCTTTACGCCATCGGGCAACTGGAACAGGATCGGGTGCGAGAAACCGAGATTGAAGAGGATGGTATCCCCCTTCAGTTCGGCGCGGAAACCAACTCCGTTGATCTCCAGAACCCGGGTAAATCCCTGACTGACACCGGTCACGGCATTCGCGATGAGAACTCGCAGCAAGCCGTGTAACGAGCGTTCCTGACGGCTGTCGCCCTGACGCTTTACAACAACCTTGCCGTCCGCCTGCTCCACGGTCAGCTGTTCCGGAATTGCGATTGCGGACTCCCCTCGGGAGCCTTTTACACCGACAGAACCGTCTCCGATCGAAACAGTCACTCCGTCTGGTACGCTTATGGGAAGTCTACCCACCCTAGACATGATCTTCCTTCCTGACCCTCAGGTCCGATGATGCTTGCGTCCGTCTACCAGACGGCGCAAAGCACCTCGCCACCGACCTTGCGCGCACGCGCTTCCCGGTCGGTGATCAAGCCCTGAGGCGTTGACAAAATACTGACACCCAGGCCGCCGCGTACGCGCGGTGCATCTGCTGCGCCAACGTATACCCGCAGACTTGGCTTGCTGCGCCTTTCGAGTCCCGTGATTACCGGCTTGCGATCGGCACCGTAAACCAAGCCCAGACGAATCTGGCGCTGCACGCCCTCGCCAACGGTCGTCACGTCCTTGAGATACCCTTCTCGCACCAGCACTTTGGACAAATTCTCCTTGATGCGGGAGTAAGGGATATCCACTCTTTCCTTACGAGCCTGACATGCATTACGAATGCGTGTCAGTAAATCTGCTATCGGATCTGTAAGCATCGAAACCCTCCAACTACCGAGCTACCAGCTCGCCTTGGTCATGCCCGGAATCTCGCCGCGCAGCGCCAATTGGCGCAGGCAGATCCTGCAAAGTTTGAATTTCCTGTAAACACCGCGGGGTCTCCCGCAGGACAGGCAGCGATTATAACTGCGTACCGCGAACTTTGGAGTTCGAGCCGCTTTGATTCGCATCGAGGTCTTGGCCATCGCGC
This window of the Candidatus Binatia bacterium genome carries:
- the rpmD gene encoding 50S ribosomal protein L30, with the protein product MNQDDESADRSWKVTLSGSEIGGTQSQRATLRGLGLRKRGSSAVVKDSQPARGRIRTVAHLVAVEEV
- the rplO gene encoding 50S ribosomal protein L15: MDLSNLRPSAGSSKNRKRVGRGQGSGLGKTAGRGHKGSKSRAGGSTKVGYEGGQMPLHRRLPKRGFYNPFRTEYEVVNLSGLTAFEAGSVVDPAALRAAGLVRNTNMPVKILAKGSIDRKLTVKAQGFSGAARKAIEAQGGEVEVLA
- the rpsM gene encoding 30S ribosomal protein S13, with the protein product MARIAGVDLPHNKRAEIALTYIYGVGRTSAQQICDEAGVDRSKNSDALSEEDLQSIRSVIDETYKVEGDLRREVTLNIKRYVELGCYRGLRHRRGLPARGQRTSTNARTRKGPRRAIAGKKQAPSKG
- the rplQ gene encoding 50S ribosomal protein L17; this encodes MRHMKAGKRLGRSSAHRSALYRNLVAELIKRDRIETTDAKAKELRRIADRMVTLGKQGTLAARRRAVAFVGNRDAVSRLFDEVAPRFADRPGGYTRVTKLGVRRGDAAAMSVIEFTGSGEDLPAKKKPRRKPAAES
- the rplF gene encoding 50S ribosomal protein L6, translated to MSRVGRLPISVPDGVTVSIGDGSVGVKGSRGESAIAIPEQLTVEQADGKVVVKRQGDSRQERSLHGLLRVLIANAVTGVSQGFTRVLEINGVGFRAELKGDTILFNLGFSHPILFQLPDGVKAKIDKQTLITLDGPDRQVLGQTAAQIRELRPPEPYKGKGIKYAEERVRRKAGKAGAAA
- the rplR gene encoding 50S ribosomal protein L18, translating into MLKGISRPRRLLRKARVRKKVQGTEARPRLTVFRSSNHIYAQVISDDPMSRTLAAASTLSPELKDKLSFAGNRDAAREVGSLVAKKALDAGIKKVVFDRNGFLYHGRVRMLAEAAREAGLEF
- the rpsH gene encoding 30S ribosomal protein S8, whose amino-acid sequence is MLTDPIADLLTRIRNACQARKERVDIPYSRIKENLSKVLVREGYLKDVTTVGEGVQRQIRLGLVYGADRKPVITGLERRSKPSLRVYVGAADAPRVRGGLGVSILSTPQGLITDREARARKVGGEVLCAVW
- the rpsE gene encoding 30S ribosomal protein S5, coding for MQVGVSDRIDPEGLDLKEKVVHINRVAKVVKGGRRFRFGALVVVGDGAGHVGFGVGKAKEVPEAIRKGIDRAKKSLIKVPLREGTIPFGIVGRYGAGKVMMRPAGPGTGVIAGGGVRAVVEAAGVQDVLTKCIGSNNPHNMVRATVEAFVNLRSPEEVAEARGKQLAELDIA
- the rpmJ gene encoding 50S ribosomal protein L36; translated protein: MKVRASVKKICPKCKVIRRQGIVRVICENPRHKQRQG
- the map gene encoding type I methionyl aminopeptidase → MIVLRRQEEVEVIRSACRTVGEILQRLREEVRPGISTGELDRLAEAWTKKAGAEPAFKGYTVGGKTYPSTLCVSINEEVVHGMPSDQRILQDGDIVGLDFGVIRGGYYGDGAITIPVGKVTSEADDLIRITSESLDRGIEKLCIGNRIRDISAAIQKHAEAGGYGVVKDFVGHGIGQRLHEDPQVPNYVSRGQNPRIKEGMVLAIEPMVCLGTWEVDVLEDGWTAVTRDRNIAAHFEHSVAVTANGPEVLTIAA
- the infA gene encoding translation initiation factor IF-1, which encodes MPRGEAIEVNGTVQEALPNAMFRVTLENDHKIIAHISGKMRKHYIKILPGDKVTVELSPYDLSRGRITYRAK
- the rpsK gene encoding 30S ribosomal protein S11, with amino-acid sequence MSNPEDTPEAVTEEAPAPAAASEETAAASPATAAPKRKKGKRIVAEGVVHIHSTFNNTIVTITDTQGGAISWASAGSVGFKGSRKGTPFAAQLAAENAAKKASDQGMRSVQVLVNGPGGGREPALRSLQGAGFAITAIRDVTPIPHNGCRPPKRRRV
- a CDS encoding DNA-directed RNA polymerase subunit alpha, with the translated sequence MNSYSLNWRELTKPQRLEADAKTMKDNYAKIECEPLERGFGTTLGNSLRRILLSSLRGAAITSVRFENTLHEFSTIDGVVEDVTDVILNLKEARFRLHDGAEHTSARINVSGEKAVTAGDIECGPELEILNPGHVIANLGKGAQLTVDLTIEAGRGYVPADRNKDDSAPVGTIAIDSIFSPIRKVNVNVTNARVGQRTDYDKLAMEIWTDGSVSPLDAIAYSARILQDQLNIFINFEEPVEAPVAVPEEVGSDLNENLFKTVDELELSVRSANCLQNADVRYIGELVQRTEAEMLKTKNFGRKSLNEIRELLTDMGLSLGMRLDNFPSRTELEQRRMALEGQS
- a CDS encoding type Z 30S ribosomal protein S14: MAKTSMRIKAARTPKFAVRSYNRCLSCGRPRGVYRKFKLCRICLRQLALRGEIPGMTKASW
- the secY gene encoding preprotein translocase subunit SecY translates to MTTGFSNALRVEELKKRLLFTAGMMAVYRIGVAIPTPGIDGAAMQSFFQAAANDVFGLVNLFSGGALERFSIFALGIMPYISASIIIQLLTVVVPTLENLKKEGEAGRRKITQYTRYGTVVLALIQSMFISVGLEQIQTPGGGGVVFEPGWSFRLMSMVTLTAGTAFIMWLGEQVTERGIGNGISLVIFAGIVSSLPSAATSTFQFMNEGELSLFTVIGLLLFMILTVGAIIYMERGQRRIPVQYAKRVVGRRQYGGQSSHLPLKINTAGVIPPIFASSLLIFPGTIASFVEHPIAGQVADALQPGSWIYNIVYVGLIVFFCYFYTAVTFDPVEVADNMKKVGGYIPGIRPGSKTAEFIDRILTRITLGGAIYISAVCVLPTVLIQQFNVPFFFGGTALLIVVGVALDTVGQMETHLLTRNYDGFMKGGRIRGRRG
- a CDS encoding adenylate kinase, producing the protein MQLVLLGPPGAGKGTQADLLIQKIVIPHISTGDILRSEASKGSELGLEARSLMDHGKLVPDELMLGIVQARIEQPDCADGFLLDGFPRSKPQAEGLESILRGSAMKFLAACLDVPGDEVVGRLSGRRTCRECGAMFHVDFSPPKIAGICDRCSGELYQRDDDHEEVIQARLEIYRKETEPLLEFYESRAQLVKVDGTGSAPEVAARLFPALSERL